One part of the Phycisphaerae bacterium genome encodes these proteins:
- a CDS encoding FAD-dependent monooxygenase, whose protein sequence is MSGSDRQRFLIVGGGLAGALTAVYLGRAGHSVDVYELRDDPRESALGGGRSINLAISHRGLAALEKVGLAGEILDIAVPMRGRMIHARSGELTYQPYGTEETHVIHSVSRGALNVALLAAAGRQNGVTLHFDQKCTGVDGDHGTATFQHAPSGEETTVADRVIVSADGAFSAVRRSMQKLDRFDFSQSYLTHGYKELTIPPGPGGSHLMEKNALHIWPRKSFMMIALPNHDGSFTCTLFWPFEGESSFASIRNEDDLRRFFDREFPDTVPLMPTLAEDYFHNPTSSLVTVRCGPWHVEDRVVLLGDAAHAVVPFYGQGANAAFEDVIVLDDCITRFKPDLRRAFETFYRLRKVHADTLADLAIENFVEMRDKTGSHWFLLKKKAEKALHRLLPGWYVPLYNMVSHSRIPYAEAVLRAQQQNRTIGIVAGAVLLLLVSILLGIW, encoded by the coding sequence ATGAGCGGATCGGATCGACAGCGTTTCTTGATCGTCGGCGGAGGTCTGGCGGGGGCGCTCACCGCGGTGTACCTCGGGCGTGCGGGGCATTCGGTCGACGTCTATGAGCTGCGCGATGACCCCCGCGAGAGCGCACTCGGCGGCGGGCGGTCGATCAATCTGGCCATCTCTCACCGCGGACTCGCGGCACTGGAAAAAGTCGGTCTTGCCGGGGAAATTCTCGATATCGCCGTGCCCATGCGCGGGCGCATGATCCACGCCCGGTCGGGCGAGCTCACCTACCAGCCCTATGGCACGGAAGAAACGCATGTCATTCACTCCGTATCACGGGGGGCGCTGAACGTTGCCCTGCTGGCGGCGGCCGGGCGACAGAACGGCGTCACCCTGCACTTCGATCAGAAGTGCACCGGTGTGGATGGCGACCACGGCACGGCCACCTTTCAGCACGCGCCTTCGGGCGAGGAGACGACGGTTGCCGATCGTGTGATCGTCAGTGCGGATGGAGCATTCTCGGCCGTACGCCGCTCGATGCAGAAGCTGGACCGCTTCGACTTCAGCCAGAGCTATCTGACTCACGGCTACAAGGAGTTGACCATTCCTCCCGGACCGGGCGGATCTCACCTGATGGAGAAGAACGCCCTGCACATCTGGCCGCGGAAGTCATTCATGATGATCGCCCTGCCCAACCACGACGGCTCGTTCACCTGCACCCTCTTCTGGCCGTTCGAGGGCGAGAGCAGCTTCGCGTCGATCCGCAACGAGGATGATCTGCGCCGGTTTTTCGACCGCGAATTTCCCGACACCGTGCCGCTCATGCCCACGCTCGCGGAGGACTACTTTCACAACCCCACGAGTTCGCTGGTGACGGTACGCTGCGGTCCCTGGCACGTGGAAGACCGCGTTGTGCTGCTGGGCGACGCGGCTCACGCCGTCGTGCCGTTTTACGGGCAGGGAGCCAACGCCGCCTTCGAGGATGTGATCGTTTTGGACGATTGCATCACACGCTTCAAGCCCGATCTTCGCCGCGCCTTCGAGACCTTCTACCGGCTGCGCAAGGTGCACGCCGATACACTGGCCGATCTGGCCATCGAAAACTTCGTCGAGATGCGCGACAAGACCGGGTCGCACTGGTTCCTGCTGAAGAAGAAGGCCGAGAAGGCGCTTCACAGGCTTCTGCCGGGATGGTACGTTCCCCTGTACAACATGGTTTCGCACTCCCGGATTCCCTATGCGGAGGCCGTTCTTCGGGCGCAGCAGCAGAATCGTACGATCGGAATTGTCGCGGGTGCAGTCTTGCTGCTCCTCGTGTCGATATTGCTTGGCATCTGGTGA
- the cysC gene encoding adenylyl-sulfate kinase, with protein MTKIKATNITWHEGHVSREEREKLLKQKGVLLWFTGLSGSGKSTIAYTLEHALVQRGHLCYVLDGDNIRHGLNKNLGFSAEDRAENIRRIGEVGKLFVDAGIITMTSFISPYRADRDTARATIGEGNFYEVHCATPIEVCEQRDPKGLYKKARAGEIKGFTGVDDPYEPPLKPELTLDAAACSPQEAAVKLVELLEKSGKIPALTA; from the coding sequence GTGACGAAAATCAAGGCAACGAACATCACCTGGCACGAAGGGCACGTCAGTCGCGAGGAACGCGAGAAGCTGCTCAAGCAAAAGGGCGTGCTGCTGTGGTTCACGGGGCTGAGCGGATCGGGTAAGAGCACCATTGCGTATACGCTGGAACACGCCCTCGTGCAGCGAGGTCACCTCTGCTACGTGCTCGACGGGGACAACATCCGCCACGGGTTGAATAAGAACCTGGGCTTCAGCGCCGAGGACCGCGCCGAGAACATCCGCCGCATCGGCGAAGTGGGCAAGCTCTTCGTCGACGCGGGAATCATTACCATGACCTCATTCATCAGCCCGTACCGGGCCGACCGCGACACTGCCCGGGCGACGATCGGTGAGGGCAATTTCTACGAGGTCCATTGCGCTACGCCGATCGAGGTCTGCGAGCAGCGCGATCCCAAGGGGCTGTACAAGAAGGCTCGCGCGGGGGAGATCAAGGGCTTCACCGGCGTGGATGATCCCTACGAGCCTCCGCTCAAGCCGGAGCTGACGCTCGATGCCGCCGCGTGTTCACCCCAGGAGGCTGCTGTGAAGCTCGTGGAGCTGCTCGAGAAGTCCGGGAAGATTCCCGCCCTTACGGCATAG
- a CDS encoding superoxide dismutase gives MEARAQGGGAGGADLFDAPKEYEIAPLPYAYDALEPYIDEQTMRIHHDIHYAGYARGLNAALTKLAEARDSGDFGNIQQLSRLLAFHGGGFFNHGVFWTNMAPSDKGGGGQPSGAISSQIKKDFGGFDKFQAHFTAAAGSVEGNGWGVLAYHYALRRLVVLTMMNQQDLMPAGTIPLLMCDVWEHAYYLKYQNRRADYIKAWWNVVNWTDVEARFQALS, from the coding sequence ATGGAGGCGCGGGCGCAGGGAGGCGGCGCCGGCGGCGCTGATCTGTTCGACGCACCGAAAGAGTACGAGATTGCACCGTTGCCTTACGCCTACGATGCGCTCGAGCCTTACATCGACGAACAGACGATGCGCATCCACCACGACATCCATTACGCCGGGTATGCCCGGGGCCTGAACGCAGCCCTGACCAAGCTGGCCGAGGCCCGTGACAGCGGTGACTTCGGGAACATACAGCAACTCTCCCGCCTGTTGGCTTTTCACGGGGGCGGATTCTTCAACCACGGCGTCTTCTGGACCAACATGGCCCCGTCCGACAAGGGCGGCGGCGGACAGCCCTCCGGCGCGATCTCCTCGCAGATCAAGAAGGACTTCGGCGGCTTCGACAAGTTCCAGGCGCATTTCACGGCGGCGGCCGGTTCCGTGGAAGGCAACGGTTGGGGTGTACTGGCCTACCACTATGCGCTTCGCCGCCTCGTCGTGCTCACCATGATGAATCAACAGGACCTCATGCCCGCGGGCACGATCCCGCTGCTGATGTGCGACGTGTGGGAGCACGCTTACTACCTGAAGTATCAGAATCGCCGGGCCGACTACATCAAGGCCTGGTGGAACGTAGTGAACTGGACCGATGTTGAAGCGCGATTTCAGGCCCTGAGCTAG
- a CDS encoding LptF/LptG family permease yields the protein MTILDRYILRSLLINYLIALGVMISLYVVLDLFVNMDEFTEQRRPIGVTMLNMASYYGPHVFVYFAQLSGVIALFACMATIARMRRQNELTAMLASGVSLYRVAAPILGFGLATTALLILDTEVLTPRVAHLLARDHDDVDGTRAYGVYFLPDRNGALVSAGRFYPRTQDLRQLLVLRRTPEGNIAQTIEADRATWEPPTPQRRVGRWVLERGIQRTRTEHAAAGLGPTGERFIEPVSYYESDLSPVEIELRQSEGWIRYLSLGQLKRLQESGLAERDLAVQTRHARVTAPIVGMVLLLLGLPFFLDRSPASVLTDTTKCLVVCGMCYASMFVAQSVRTAEASALPSWIPIFIFATLAMVLIDRVRT from the coding sequence GTGACGATTCTCGATCGCTACATTCTCCGTTCGCTTCTGATCAACTACCTGATCGCCCTGGGGGTGATGATCAGCCTGTACGTGGTGCTCGACCTGTTTGTGAACATGGACGAGTTCACGGAGCAGCGGCGCCCGATCGGGGTGACCATGCTGAATATGGCGAGCTATTACGGACCCCACGTCTTCGTTTATTTTGCGCAGCTTTCCGGGGTGATTGCGCTGTTCGCGTGCATGGCGACGATCGCGCGCATGCGGCGGCAGAATGAGCTGACGGCGATGCTGGCGTCGGGGGTGAGTCTGTACCGGGTGGCGGCGCCGATCCTGGGATTCGGCCTGGCGACCACGGCTCTGCTCATTCTCGATACGGAAGTGCTCACGCCGCGCGTGGCGCACCTGCTGGCCCGCGACCACGACGACGTGGATGGGACCCGGGCCTACGGCGTGTACTTTCTGCCCGACCGAAATGGTGCGCTGGTTTCGGCCGGTCGGTTCTACCCGCGGACACAGGACCTTCGTCAACTGCTCGTGCTGCGTCGAACGCCGGAGGGGAACATTGCCCAGACCATCGAGGCGGACCGGGCCACGTGGGAGCCGCCGACGCCACAGCGTCGGGTGGGGCGGTGGGTGCTGGAGCGGGGCATTCAGCGGACGCGTACGGAGCATGCCGCGGCCGGACTGGGTCCGACGGGAGAGCGGTTCATCGAGCCGGTTTCATATTATGAAAGTGATCTGAGTCCGGTGGAGATCGAATTGCGACAATCGGAAGGGTGGATCCGTTATTTGAGCCTGGGGCAGTTGAAGCGCTTGCAGGAGTCCGGGCTTGCGGAGCGGGATCTGGCGGTGCAGACGCGGCACGCGCGCGTGACGGCGCCGATCGTGGGGATGGTGCTGCTGCTGCTGGGACTGCCGTTTTTCCTGGATCGCTCGCCGGCCAGCGTATTGACCGACACGACGAAATGCCTGGTGGTATGCGGCATGTGTTACGCATCGATGTTCGTGGCGCAGAGCGTGCGCACGGCGGAGGCGTCGGCATTGCCTTCCTGGATTCCCATCTTCATCTTTGCCACACTGGCGATGGTGCTGATCGACCGCGTGCGGACGTAA
- a CDS encoding LptF/LptG family permease yields MGFPWTLQGYIFREMGKTFLLTAVGMTGVLGLGGGVMNMMKLGEVTPSQLLRLLALLLPVAAALTLPIAALFSATSTYGRLSADNEINACRSSGINLHVLFLPPLLLSVIAGAVTFVFSNYVIPRMVHHLNEVVSQDAGTYIQQRLRRPSGITLNNRFHIHADRFDLDPVTKTRGVLEGVSFLEADGEDWIRYGTAQAVELGFVRGEDKVDVWARMVGVSFYDKRDDQFVELEYKAIPSYELPAGVPLKLRFLTLGELLEFRERPYLWQDVRRAIQSLRKAVGRRMVYDELVRDWQEAGDHTIVLREPGRQLLIQSERAARQPYDGGIELMDVTIEEEALPGRRELHFPRVVLELAGGDRIADAGVLVRTYAEVVENGRMVERALDTLGPIALPPELVTRIDAVSDEDLLSGPAGAPNAAGEDIKRMQDPVVRSRAAAREEIAATSREIAGVLHQRMSFSASVLVLVILGAALGILLRGAHVLTAFGISFIPSLFVIMLIVMGNEMCHNAVTHIAGLAVMWVGIIVVGLGDLVVLFGILRR; encoded by the coding sequence ATGGGGTTCCCCTGGACCTTGCAGGGTTACATCTTCCGGGAGATGGGCAAGACGTTTCTGCTCACGGCCGTGGGCATGACCGGTGTCCTTGGCCTGGGCGGCGGCGTGATGAACATGATGAAGCTGGGGGAGGTGACGCCTTCCCAGCTTCTGCGACTTCTGGCGCTGCTGCTGCCGGTCGCGGCGGCCCTGACGCTGCCCATCGCGGCGCTGTTCAGCGCGACGTCGACCTACGGGCGCCTCAGTGCGGACAATGAGATCAACGCCTGCCGCAGCAGCGGGATCAACCTGCATGTGCTGTTTCTGCCACCGTTGCTGCTGAGTGTGATCGCGGGCGCGGTGACATTCGTTTTCAGCAACTACGTCATTCCGCGCATGGTGCATCATCTGAACGAGGTCGTGAGCCAGGACGCGGGAACCTATATACAACAGCGGTTGCGCCGCCCCAGCGGGATCACGCTGAACAACCGGTTTCACATCCACGCCGACCGATTCGATCTTGATCCGGTCACGAAGACGCGCGGGGTATTGGAAGGCGTGTCGTTCCTGGAGGCGGACGGGGAAGACTGGATCCGCTACGGAACGGCCCAGGCGGTGGAACTGGGATTCGTGCGCGGTGAGGACAAGGTGGATGTCTGGGCGCGGATGGTGGGCGTGAGCTTCTACGACAAGCGCGACGACCAGTTCGTGGAGCTGGAGTACAAGGCGATTCCTTCGTACGAGCTTCCGGCGGGCGTGCCGCTCAAGCTGCGTTTTCTGACGCTGGGGGAGCTGCTGGAATTCCGCGAGCGGCCGTACCTTTGGCAGGACGTGCGGCGGGCGATTCAGTCGCTGCGCAAGGCCGTGGGCCGTCGAATGGTCTACGACGAGCTCGTCCGCGACTGGCAGGAAGCCGGGGACCACACGATCGTCCTGCGCGAACCCGGCAGGCAACTGCTGATTCAATCGGAGCGGGCGGCGCGACAGCCGTACGACGGCGGCATCGAGCTGATGGATGTGACCATCGAAGAAGAGGCACTGCCGGGACGTCGGGAGCTGCACTTTCCCAGGGTCGTGCTGGAACTGGCCGGTGGAGATCGGATCGCGGACGCGGGCGTTCTGGTCCGGACCTATGCGGAGGTTGTCGAAAACGGGCGGATGGTGGAGCGGGCGCTGGACACTCTTGGTCCGATCGCGCTGCCGCCGGAGCTTGTGACGCGAATCGATGCGGTGAGTGACGAGGATCTTCTCTCCGGGCCCGCGGGCGCACCGAATGCGGCGGGAGAGGATATCAAGCGCATGCAGGACCCCGTTGTTCGAAGTCGCGCGGCGGCACGGGAGGAGATTGCGGCCACGAGCCGGGAGATTGCCGGTGTGCTGCATCAGCGCATGTCGTTCAGCGCGAGTGTGCTGGTACTGGTGATCCTGGGGGCGGCGCTGGGCATTTTGCTGCGCGGAGCGCACGTTCTTACGGCCTTCGGCATCAGTTTCATACCGTCCCTTTTCGTCATCATGTTGATCGTGATGGGCAACGAGATGTGCCACAATGCCGTGACGCACATTGCCGGTCTGGCCGTGATGTGGGTGGGCATCATCGTTGTGGGTCTTGGGGACCTGGTCGTCCTGTTCGGAATATTGAGACGGTAA
- a CDS encoding adenylyltransferase/cytidyltransferase family protein, whose product MTASFESKIVGLDALAAIVEQFRAAGKTIVQCHGCFDVVHPGHIRYLEFARQQGDVLIVSITGDAAIDKGGMRPYIPQELRAENLAALMCVDLVCITPEPTAENALRRIRPDLYIKGREYENSRDPGFLAEKAIVEEYGGRILFSSGEIIFSSTALIERLPRFPENESHRLNLVCRRHAITRESLEARLDRFRGLNVMVVGDIVLDRYVLCDPLGVASESPMISLAQRDERSYVGGAAIVARHVAALGARAFLVSAAAEDEPSDMVRDVLRCEGVENHLINCRPSLVEKTRFLADENKLFKVERAQIRPLDSVAERHAAMILEQHSRLADAVIFCDFGYGMITSGLLQRVLPALRQNVRILAGDISGARANLLNFVNVDLLCPSELEMRAMLHDYDAGLSSVAWQLLERTQARHLFVTLEKRGMVVFDRQSQQRGTPEWSGRLRSEQVPALTPHALDKLGCGDALLAASTLTLAAGGSLLESAYLGSAAAAIEIGMLGNHPVENSGLRAWLGHRRELRQDQPIPPPVLTPA is encoded by the coding sequence ATGACAGCCAGCTTCGAATCCAAAATCGTCGGTCTCGACGCTCTGGCCGCCATCGTCGAGCAGTTTCGTGCCGCGGGCAAGACGATCGTTCAGTGTCACGGCTGCTTCGACGTCGTTCATCCCGGGCACATCCGCTACCTGGAGTTCGCCCGCCAGCAGGGGGACGTGCTCATCGTCTCCATCACCGGCGACGCCGCCATCGACAAGGGCGGAATGCGCCCCTATATCCCCCAGGAACTCCGCGCAGAGAACCTGGCCGCCCTGATGTGCGTGGACCTGGTCTGCATTACGCCGGAACCCACGGCGGAGAACGCCCTGCGTCGCATCCGCCCCGATCTGTACATCAAAGGGCGCGAGTACGAAAACTCCCGGGATCCGGGTTTCCTGGCTGAGAAGGCCATCGTCGAGGAGTATGGCGGACGTATCCTCTTCTCCAGCGGCGAGATCATCTTCAGTTCCACCGCCCTCATCGAACGATTGCCCCGCTTCCCCGAAAATGAATCCCACCGTCTCAACCTGGTCTGCCGCCGGCACGCCATTACCCGCGAATCGCTCGAAGCGCGGCTGGACAGATTCCGGGGGCTGAACGTCATGGTCGTCGGGGACATCGTCCTCGATCGCTACGTCCTCTGCGATCCGCTGGGCGTCGCCAGCGAATCCCCCATGATATCCCTCGCCCAGCGCGATGAGCGCAGCTACGTCGGGGGCGCGGCCATTGTCGCCCGCCACGTCGCCGCCCTCGGCGCCCGCGCCTTTCTGGTCAGCGCCGCAGCCGAGGATGAGCCGTCCGACATGGTTCGCGACGTCCTTCGCTGTGAAGGCGTCGAGAATCACCTGATCAACTGTCGACCCTCGCTCGTCGAGAAGACCCGCTTCCTCGCCGACGAAAACAAGCTCTTCAAGGTGGAACGCGCCCAGATCCGCCCGCTGGACTCCGTCGCCGAGCGCCACGCGGCCATGATTCTCGAACAACACTCGCGACTCGCCGACGCCGTCATCTTTTGCGATTTCGGCTACGGCATGATCACCTCCGGCCTGCTCCAGCGCGTCCTGCCCGCGCTCCGCCAGAACGTCCGCATCCTCGCCGGGGATATCAGCGGTGCCCGGGCCAATCTGCTCAACTTCGTCAACGTCGATCTGCTCTGCCCGTCCGAGCTCGAAATGCGCGCCATGCTCCACGATTACGACGCCGGCCTCTCGTCCGTCGCGTGGCAGTTGCTCGAGCGCACCCAGGCCCGGCACTTGTTCGTCACGCTCGAAAAACGCGGTATGGTCGTCTTCGATCGCCAGAGCCAGCAGCGTGGTACACCGGAGTGGTCGGGGCGCCTCCGCAGCGAGCAGGTCCCCGCGCTTACGCCCCATGCCCTCGACAAGCTCGGATGCGGCGACGCACTTCTCGCCGCATCCACGCTCACGCTCGCCGCCGGCGGCAGCCTTCTTGAATCAGCCTATCTGGGCAGCGCGGCCGCGGCCATCGAAATCGGCATGCTCGGCAACCACCCCGTGGAAAACTCCGGGCTGCGGGCGTGGCTCGGCCACCGCCGCGAACTCCGCCAGGACCAGCCCATCCCGCCACCGGTGCTCACGCCGGCTTGA
- a CDS encoding prepilin-type N-terminal cleavage/methylation domain-containing protein yields the protein MKGRMLQRGTKRGGFTLLELLVVIAIIALLISILLPSLEAARRQAKATACLSHLKGVASSSRVYEADDPNGWGIPCHPLMFRQNPANPTWIGAYEWGGKSGIGTPNWVPGRGAEEGLGSKYGTKAGFGPATRPMNDILYPGGFADAYGGDLLGKNFDRQIALEDTKLKLDNYRCPADDGPPRGAHCTDWIKMTETSSYDFFGNSFTANILWTRIVGQSEPVWSNSPMLRPISRVPNPSRTLYYEENIGRWAWACKREPKDCFELLQLTGIDPGPTKAVRGWHGKDWTYQRAFVDSHAESQTVIIPGTEDAEGYMEHYRAEVVYPEDADRQRANTCIIIRGNGWQKDTLPAEGIITGLSISSEGRPSYERCVSSE from the coding sequence ATGAAGGGACGCATGTTGCAACGCGGAACGAAACGGGGCGGCTTCACGCTGCTCGAGCTTCTTGTGGTTATCGCGATCATCGCGCTGTTGATCTCGATCCTGTTGCCGTCGCTCGAGGCCGCTCGTCGGCAGGCGAAGGCGACGGCCTGCCTGTCGCACCTCAAGGGTGTGGCCAGCAGCAGCCGGGTGTACGAGGCGGACGATCCCAACGGCTGGGGCATTCCCTGCCATCCGTTGATGTTCCGGCAGAATCCGGCGAACCCGACGTGGATCGGCGCCTACGAGTGGGGCGGCAAGAGCGGTATCGGAACGCCGAACTGGGTTCCGGGTCGTGGTGCCGAAGAAGGTCTGGGCAGCAAGTACGGCACCAAGGCCGGTTTCGGTCCGGCCACGCGTCCCATGAACGACATTCTCTATCCGGGCGGTTTCGCGGACGCCTACGGCGGCGACCTTCTGGGTAAGAACTTCGATCGTCAGATCGCCCTGGAAGACACCAAGCTGAAGCTGGACAACTATCGTTGCCCGGCCGACGACGGCCCGCCGCGTGGTGCCCACTGCACGGACTGGATCAAGATGACGGAGACGTCATCGTACGACTTCTTCGGCAACAGCTTCACGGCCAACATTCTCTGGACACGAATCGTGGGTCAATCCGAGCCGGTATGGAGCAACTCGCCCATGCTGCGGCCGATCTCCCGCGTGCCCAATCCCTCGCGCACGCTGTACTACGAGGAGAACATCGGCCGTTGGGCCTGGGCGTGCAAGCGTGAGCCGAAGGACTGCTTCGAACTCCTGCAATTGACCGGTATCGACCCGGGTCCCACGAAGGCCGTCCGCGGGTGGCACGGCAAGGACTGGACCTATCAGCGAGCTTTTGTGGACTCGCACGCCGAGTCGCAGACGGTGATCATTCCGGGCACGGAGGACGCCGAGGGCTACATGGAGCACTACCGAGCCGAGGTCGTCTATCCGGAGGACGCGGACCGTCAGCGGGCCAATACGTGCATCATCATCCGCGGAAACGGGTGGCAGAAAGACACGCTGCCGGCCGAGGGCATCATCACCGGGCTGAGCATCAGTTCAGAAGGCCGACCCTCTTACGAGCGGTGCGTATCGTCGGAGTAA
- the yacG gene encoding DNA gyrase inhibitor YacG yields MKQTASAPASAQTGATALITFECPTCRRRFSVGRREEAAFRPFCSYRCKMVDLGRWLDGTYAVTEPLSPDDPRQDSGEDESQRGDS; encoded by the coding sequence ATGAAGCAGACGGCATCAGCACCAGCGTCAGCCCAGACCGGGGCCACTGCATTGATCACGTTTGAATGTCCAACCTGCCGCCGGCGGTTTTCCGTGGGACGGCGCGAGGAAGCGGCGTTCCGCCCGTTCTGCTCGTACCGTTGCAAGATGGTCGACTTGGGGCGCTGGCTGGATGGCACCTATGCGGTCACCGAACCGCTTTCGCCGGACGATCCGCGACAGGACTCCGGCGAGGACGAAAGTCAGCGTGGAGATTCTTGA